A DNA window from Sordaria macrospora chromosome 4, complete sequence contains the following coding sequences:
- a CDS encoding 60S ribosomal protein uL2 yields MGRVIRNQRKGRGSIFTANTRLNKAPAKFRSLDYAERHGYIRGVVKEIIHDPGRGAPLARVVFNSPYKFKKQSETFIANEGMYTGQFIYAGKNAALTVGNVLPLASVPEGTVVSNVEEKVGDRGAIGRTSGNYVTVVGHNPEEGKTRIKLPSGAKKVVSSSARGMIGIVAGGGRTDKPLLKASRAKHKFAVKRNSWPKTRGVAMNPVDHPHGGGNHQHIGKASTISRYAAQGQKAGLIAARRTGLLRGTQKTKE; encoded by the exons ATGGGTCGCGTC ATTCGCAACCAACGTAAGGGCCGCGGTTCCATCTTCACCGCCAACACCCGGTTGAACAAGGCCCCGGCTAAGTTCAGATCTCTCGACTATGCCGAGCGCCACGGCTACATCCGTGGTGTTGTGAAGGAGATCATTCACGACCCCGGTCGTGGTGCTCCTCTCGCCCGCGTTGTCTTCAACTCCCCCTACAAGTTCAAGAAGCAGAGCGAGACCTTCATCGCCAACGAGGGCATGTACACCGGCCAGTTCATCTACGCCGGCAAGAACGCCGCTCTCACCGTCGGCAACGTCCTCCCCCTCGCCTCCGTCCCTGAGGGTACCGTTGTCTCCAAcgtcgaggagaaggttggtGACCGTGGTGCTATCGGCCGTACCTCCGGTAACTACGTCACCGTTGTCGGCCACAACCCCGAGGAGGGCAAGACCCGCATCAAGCTCCCCTCCGGTGCCAAGAAGGTTGTCTCCAGCAGCGCTCGTGGCATGATCGGTATCGTTGCCGGTGGTGGCCGTACCGACAAGCCCCTTCTTA AGGCTTCTCGCGCCAAGCATAAGTTCGCTGTCAAGCGCAACAGCTGGCCCAAGACTCGTGGTGTTGCCATGAACCCCGTCGACCATCCTCACGGTGGT GGTAACCACCAACATATTGGTAAGGCTTCTACCATCTCCAGGTACGCTGCCCAGGGTCAAAAGGCGGGTCTCATTGCCGCCAGGAGAACTGGTCTCCTCCGCGGTACCCAGAAGACCAAGGAGTAA